The Mauremys reevesii isolate NIE-2019 linkage group 13, ASM1616193v1, whole genome shotgun sequence genome contains a region encoding:
- the LOC120379901 gene encoding olfactory receptor 11A1-like, with protein MAKVEAYTHLMEKGEGENQTSVTEFILMGFGNLPELQILFFLLFLVIYIVTMAANTLIVALVVTDQHLHTPMYFFLGNLSCLEICCNSTILPRMLASFLTGDRTISVTGCIVQFYLFGFLVTTECYLLAVMSYDRYLAICKPLHYVTRMNGRFCIQLAAGSWLSSFIVLTILMCLVSQLAFCGPNEIDHFFCDLTPVINLSCSDTSLVTLATLIFSSIDTVPPFLLTLTSYVYIISTILRIPSTSGRQKAFSTCSSHLIVVTIFYGTLMIVYMLPNTGALRAPNKVFSVFYTVVTPLINPLIYSLRNKEVKEALRKFLQKSLSSSKHIYF; from the exons ATGGCGAAAGTGGAAGCCTACACACACCTCATGGAGAAAGGAGAAGGGGAAAATCAAACATCTGTCACGGAATTCATCCTGATGGGATTTGGGAATCTTCCTGAACTGCAAATTCTTTTCTTCCTGCTGTTTCTAGTGATCTACATAGTCACCATGGCTGCAAACACTCTCATCGTAGCACTAGTTGTgactgatcagcaccttcacacccccatgtacttcttcctcggAAATTTGTCCTGCTTGGAGATCTGTTGCAACTCAACCATCCTTCCCAGGATGCTGGCCAGTTTCCTGACTGGGGACAGGACCATTTCGGTTACAGGCTGCATTGTGCAGTTTTATTTGTTTGGTTTCCTAGTGACCACTGAGTGTTATCTGCTAGCTGTGATGTCTTATGATCGATACTTAGCGATATGTAAACCCCTGCACTATGTCACCCGTATGAATGGCAGGTTCTGTATCCAACTAGCAGCTGGATCATGGCTAAGTTCATTCATAGTTCTTACTATATTAATGTGTTTGGTGTCACAATTAGCCTTCTGTGGCCCTAATGAAATTGATCATTTTTTTTGTGACCTCACCCCAGTGATCAATCTCTCCTGCAGCGACACCAGTCTGGTGACCCTGGCGACCCTCATATTCTCCTCCATAGACACTGTTCCCCCATTTCTGTTGACCCTGACATCTTATGTTtatatcatctccaccatcctgaggATCCCTTCCACGTCTGGGAGGCAAAAGgcattttccacctgctcctcccaccttATTGTGGTTACAATCTTCTATGGAACCTTAATGATTGTCTACATGTTACCAAACACTGGTGCACTCAGAGCCCCGAACAAAGTGTTTTCTGTTTTCTACACGGTCGTGACACCCCTGATCaatcccctcatctacagcctgagaaacaaagaggtgAAGGAGGCACTGAGGAAATTTCTGCAGAA ATCATTATCTTCCTctaaacatatatatttttaa
- the LOC120379902 gene encoding olfactory receptor 6N1-like, which translates to MKKEEGGNQTFITEFILLGFGSLPELQNFLFLLFLMIYVVTMAGNILIIVLVVADQHLHTPMYFFLGNLSFLETCYTSTILPRLLASLLTGDRIISVSGCIMQFYWFGFLVTTECYLLAVMSYDRYLAICKPLHYAALMNGRFCTQVAAGSWISSFVASTTIVCLMSQLMFCGPKEIDHFFCDLIPVIKRSCDDTNLITLLSFILTSIDALSAFLLTVTSYVCIITTILRIPSTAGRQKAFSTCSSHLIVVTIFYGTIIIVYMLPDTDTLRDLNKVFSVFYTILTPLVNPLIYSLRNREVKEALRKVCSRYHMF; encoded by the coding sequence ATGAAGAAAGAAGAAGGGGGAAATCAGACCTTcatcacagaattcatcctcctAGGATTTGGGAGTCTTCCAGAACTGCAAAATTTCCTCTTCCTGCTGTTTCTAATGATCTATGTTGTGACCATggctgggaacatcctcatcattgtgttagttgtggctgatcagcatcttcacacccccatgtacttcttcctggggaacttgtcctttttggagacctgctacacctccaccatcctgcctAGGCTGCTGGCCAGTCTGCTGACTGGGGACAGAATCATTTCTGTTAGTGGCTGCATAATGCAGTTTTATTGGTTTGGTTTCCTAGTGACCACTGAGTGTTACCTGCTAGCTGTGATGTCCTATGATCGGTACTTAGCGATATGCAAACCCCTGCACTATGCAGCCTTAATGAATGGCAGGTTCTGTACTCAGGTAGCAGCTGGATCTTGGATAAGTTCATTTGTGGCCAGTACCACCATAGTATGTTTGATGTCACAATTAATGTTCTGCGGCCCTAAGGAAATTGATCATTTCTTTTGTGATCTCATCCCAGTCATAAAACGTTCCTGTGACGACACCAACCTGATCACGTTGCTAAGTTTCATCCTCACCTCCATAGATGCACTGTCTGCATTTCTATTAACCGTGACATCCTATGTTTGTATCATCACCACCATTCTGAGAATCCCTTCCACTGCTGGGAGGCAAaaagccttttccacctgctcctcccacctcattgTGGTGACAATTTTCTATGGGACTATAATCATTGTCTATATGTTACCAGACACCGACACACTGAGAGACCTGAACAAAGTGTTCTCTGTCTTCTACACCATTCTAACTCCTTTGGtcaaccccctcatctacagcctgagaaacagagaggtcaaggagGCCCTGAGAAAAGTTTGCTCTAGGTATCATATGTTTTAA